The Drosophila sechellia strain sech25 chromosome 2R, ASM438219v1, whole genome shotgun sequence nucleotide sequence AGTGCCTGCTAGGATTTTAGCATAGTTCAAAACCAATACGTGCTCATTCTTGGTTATATTTAGCTtattttttcgatattttgCGGTATATTTCGACGATAGAGCGGCGGTCACACCGTATTTCCCTccttttcgttttcgtttccgGCGAAGTAAGTAGAAGAAAATCTCCACGTTTTTTTAAATGCTAATAATTGAAACATCTCATTGGTAAACTAGCGACTAATCTTGGAATAACCAGTCCGCGAGCAGCAAAATGTCGAAGAGAGGTAAAAATCCGAACGAAGCGCGCCGCTAACGTGCGAAATGTGTCGCGCCGGATGTGGAAAGTGTCGAAGTTGTGATGCGCAAAACTAATAACCCTCTGTTTTTCGGTCTCAACCAGGACGTGGAGGTACCGCGGGAGGCAAATTCCGCATCTCCCTCGGTTTGCCCGTGGGCGCCGTGATGAACTGTGCCGACAACACCGGAGCCAAGAACCTGTACGTGATCGCCGTCCACGGAATCCGCGGTCGCCTCAACCGTCTGCCCGCCGCTGGCGTCGGCGACATGTTCGTGGCCACCGTGAAGAAGGGAAAGCCCGAGCTCAGGAAGAAGGTGAGTGTGGTGCCCAGTGCTCCGGATGAATCGGTCATGTGCCAAAAGTGCCCATGGGCTAGCAACCCGTCTAGCGAACACGTTTTTTCCACTTTGTTTGTGTGCGCTTTCCTGAATGAAATTcaacttgtttttgttttaaagaATCCAATTTGGAATTAGCTAGCTCTTATTACATTCAATTGCTTAAGCTTAATAATCGTATTTGGGCTACACTATTTGTCATTTATTTTACACTGGCAGTTTTAATATTTACCAATTATTGCAgagtattttattaaaaagtaaTACGATAGTATTGATAGATTTGTATTAGCTGTTATGAAGGCTTCTCCGTAGTTACTTCATCTGAACTTCCCCACATGTTTTGTGCCGGCTAAGATAGCTTATCGCGACCAACTTgcgtttttaaatatttttgtttattgataAGGATTTGAAATTTTAGTGCAGTAGGTTCATAAAACGGTTTCACTATACTTCTCATAATTTACCCACCTATAACAACGCACTTTTGCATAACTAACCAATTCTGCAGGAGGTAGCACACTGCTGAGCAACTTTGCTAACCACTGTTTTCATTTGATTCCAGGTCATGCCTGCCGTGGTTATTCGGCAGCGTAAACCGTTCAGGAGGAGGGACGGGGTGTTTATATACTTTGAGGACAATGCCGGGGTAATAGTAAACAACAAGGGCGAAATGAAGGGCTCGGCCATCACTGGACCGGTGGCCAAGGAATGCGCCGATCTGTGGCCCCGTATTGCATCCAATGCAAGCTCTATAGCCTAAGGAGTTTCCTTTTCAATAAACCCATAACGGAAAACAGATTGTTTTGAATTCGAATTGTTGGATCTTTTATTGAATTGCTGCACTGCTTCGCTACCGGAGGAGGAGAATGAGGATCGTCTCTAGGCCTTGGGTGCCTCCGTCCGAAGAGTGGGCTTGGGTCGTGTCACTTCCATCGATACCTTGCCGTTGGCTCCCTTGAACAATGCATAGCACACCTGGAACGGAAGACCCTCCAAGGCATCGCCATTGAATTTGGTGATAATATCGCCGCGCTGCAGTTTGCTGTCAATCTCCGGGTATTGTCCTTGAATCTGCAGAGAAAGTTGTTATTCAGGGCTGTGCCTTCAACCACTGTATACCAGTGGTGCATATGGACTCACCAAGTCCGCTATGGTGCATCCAATTTCGTTGGGAGACAGCGACAGGCCCAGCTCCTTGCCCGCTTTTTTCATAAGGTCAACGTTAAACTTTTCCAGCTCCGGAGGATCAGCGCGGAAGACCGTTAGGGTGACCGCCTTCTCGTATGTGGTGTGGAATAGCTGATGGACCTTCAGTGTCGTCATGGATCCCACGTGGATTGGCGTACCATTTATATCGCAAATGTGGTCAAAGATCTTGAGGCGCTTGTCGGCTGCCACCTGTCCCTCCGGATACACGTGGGTGATTACACAGCCAGTCTGTCAGGGATTGTTAGTTAAGGCATTTGTCGCAGAAACAGAAAGTTCAGATAGCCCACCGTGACATGGTTGTTCTTGCCGCCGCAGACGATGACGCCCATTGGCTTCTTTTCCACCTTTAACTCAATGAGGATCTTTTTGTTCGGCTTGATCTCGGCTGTGGCGGGTTCCTGTGGCTTCTCCTCCTCTTTCTTGGCCTCTGTGGGTTAATGGGATGAAGGTGTCAGTTTTGACCTTGCTTGGGCGCAATACCTACCCTCCTTCTTTTTCTCCTCCGCCACCTTCTCGGCCTTTATCGCCTCCTCGCTCTTGAGAGTCAATAGAATCATGGTCACTACTCCCTCGGCACGTTTAAGCAGTCCAGTTGCCTGAAGTGGATATGATATGGTTATAAACTAAGTGGTTGGAGGGCTTCCTGACGACTCACATCATCGTAGTTGGATTCCAGTGTTACATCCTGATTAACGGCCAGCAGCATGTCGCCCACTTTCACGCCCGCCAACTCGGCATTGGAGCCCTCTCTCAGATCCGAGATGAAAATGCCACTGCCCACTTCAGCGTGCTTGCCATAGATGACCATGATGCCCAGGAAACCCTCCTTGCGCACCTGCACCGTGCGCGCCTTGGGAAACTGGTCAAAGATGAACTTAGTCTGGAATGGAAGGGAAATTTAATCGCAGGATCCATTCGAAGAGAAGTGAAGAGGACGTACCTCATCAGACGCGGTGGGGAACTTCTTAATGGGCTTGACGCACATGCCCTCATCGTTGGGCTTGCGTCGCGAGGTGATCATCACGAGCTTATCCCCATCCACGTTCTTGAACACGGCGGAGGCGTTCAAGTGGCAGCGATTCTTCAGCACATTGCCGTTGACCTCGACGATCTCGTCGCCCGGCTTGATGTCAACGCTGCCCAATGCTCCGTTGGGATCCACACCGGCCACAAAACAGGCCATCTTCTGGCGGTCCTTGTGGCCAGCGAGAGCGAGTCCCAGTGGCTTGCTGGCGTCCCTCTGGACCTCGATCCTGCGCAGATCCTTCATCATGTTGTACCGCTTGTTGATCTTAGCTGGGAATGGCATTCAGGTGCTGTGTGACTGAGATTTAATGGCTTTAATGGAGTCTTACCCATTGTGTAGCCAAATTCATCTTCCTGCTCCTTGTCGCGATCCTTCTCCTGCTTGTTCAGTTTGCAGTTACCGGCGGAGGCTCGATCAATCTAAGGGGCTTACAAGTTAGTAGAGCGATGGGTGGGTGACCTTGGGTTAACCCACCTCATAACCCGCCTCCGTGCGAATGCGACCGGTCATGTCTCGGGTGTCCTCGTCATCCTCGTCGGCGTAGTTACTATGCTTCTGACGCATCGAGGCCGTGAATGTGGTATTCCGCTTCTGCATCGATTGCTGCCGGTTCATACCAGCCATTCCCTGACCCTGACCCTGACCTtgccccattcccattccctgCCCTCCGCTCGCATTGTTGGTGGTCTGCTCCTGGTTGAACTTGTTCTTGGCCTGCATGTAGCCATTGCTCCGCGGATCTGACTTGGCCTGCTGCTCATCGCTCTTGTCGAAGGTCTGAATCTCCAGCTCGATCTTGAAGTCCGCCTCCTTGATGAGATCAATGACCGCCTGTTCGGTGGAGTTGCGCACATCCTTTCCGTTGAGCGAGATGATCCGATCGCCAATCTTCAGGCGACCACACAGATGCGCCGGACTGTCGGGCACAATGCCCTTGATGAAGATGCCGGTGGTCTTGGTGTTAGGCGAATCCTTCACCTCGCCGCGCACTATGCAGATGCCGAAGGACTTCTTGCCCGTCTTGTCCAGGGTCACCATGTGAATGAGCTCTGGGAAAGGATTGtgcattgaaaattaaaaaattaacaacGTATTGTTAAAATACGTGaactaataaatatttattgggGTCCTTGTTTTGTTGGTATCTTTTCGCTAAATAATGTTCACCAATTATGTTCTTTTATATGTTTCTCACAGGATTCTTAAGAATCAATAAAGTCAATTGATTTGGCTTTTattaaaactttgttttaTTCGATTCATAAAATTTGGAACGAGTACTGAGTGACCTCTGGAAGGTCAAGTTCTTTCGGGATTAGCTGCAAATTTGATTAGCAGTTGGTCATGAAACCACTCAATGGACACTGACCACCCGCGGTGCCCTGTTTCCCCAGGAACTGAACCATCCTCGCTGGTTGAGATCGTCTGCTCCGTAATCCTAGCCAAAACTCGGGACTCACTGACCGGACATTAAGCGCACCGAATTAAGCTCAAATGTATTATcgaatatttattgttatggGTTTTCacttaattattatttgtgAATATTCCGCGTTGGCTGCGCCCGATTTGAGTCCATTGAAAAGTGCGCCTAAACTGATTTTACAATTAGCGGGCGAACATTCTTGCTAACTGACTTAGTGGCCATTCTATTTTGAGTATGATTTTCGTATCGATTACACTGGTCAGCAGGGTTGGACTTAGAATACCTCAAAGCGAACCAGATGCATGTAGTTGATATATAAGATCTCTTATTCAAGTGGATTTAATCTGTAATGCAGATAACtacatttggcttaaaaaagGTAATTTTCATTCTTAATAATGCATCAATAGAAGAAAATTTCGACTAATAATAATGAACATTTATCTTGAGATTacccataaaaatattactttGCAGTACAGTGCTATCGATTTGGAGGAGGTTCCTCCACTGAATTGAGTAACTTTCACTGTCTGTTATGACACCACTCACAAAATACCCAGCTCCCTGAAGACGGCCATTATATGGGTTACCAACGCGGATGCGAAGGCTAAGGGAAAATGGATAGCCATGTGCCTTTATTGGCCCTATCaagttattaatttgttgGTGCGATTTGGCCCGTGCTGAACTCAACACTCCGCCAGGAGAAGCCCACCAAGTGTTGACCAGCAATGCCCAtcgattttatatttttctttcattgcACTTACAACTGAATAACATATGTATCGCACACTTTTACCTGGGCGAGAGCTTCTATATCGGCACtgcaaataacaaaaatttttggggtaaattatttaaaacatatattatatgttaATAAAATACGCACAATATACATAAGTATAaagtgtaaataaatataaaatgtaaGCTTGATGCATATCAATATAGCTTATGAAAtatgtactatatatatttcagtATCAATAATGTAGCCCCCAAAACGATTTGAATGCGTTTGTAAGGATTGCTGGGGAACTTCTGAAGCAGACACAAGCGGTAATCAAATAAAACTTTCAAGATTTTTGTCTTTCGAgtggcaaataaaattaatttgtctGCCGAGCTTAAGTTCATAATCAAGATTTGCATTTAATGCCTTTGTCGGGGGGAAAAGCGGATGGCTATGCAAACATTTCCATTTAATGGCCGAACGGAATGAAACGAAAGTGGGATGGCTAAGGCAGCTCCAAAGGAAAACTAGAGTAAACACATGCTCAAAGGAGCTGGGCGCAAAATGGGGCTTAAACTGGAAAATGGCCACCCAGCGGAGAGTGGGAGTGAGAGCGATGGGAGTGGAACGTCAACGACTGCGAAACGATGttggaaattaatttcataatAAAAAAGCGTAAGGAAACCCATTTGATAAAACAATTTCCTTTTTGCCTCCCAACAGTCATGTTTTGTTAGTAAAGTAAATTCAAAAGAGAGCACAGCGAAAATATGGCAATGAGCTTAACGCTGCCGCCCCCTTTTCCACCTCTCCCCCCAGCCCCGCCCCGCCCTCTCCTCGTCCCTTGCAACCTTTGCCGCTGCCGACGTCGCTGCTCGCCAGACCTCGCGCTCCGATTGGCTCTCTGGCCGCAGGCCACGCCCCTGCAATGGCTGCTTTGTGCCGTGTCCTTTTCGGCTGTTCCGCTCTCTGTTTCTctccctctcgctctctctctctctctttctctttgtCCGCTCCTGCAGAAGTCGCGCTGCTGCGGCGCAGTCGGCGCATGGTTGTTGCGGGGATTTAGTTAACTGAAGTGATTTTCCACTGTTGGCTGTCACACAGGCAAACACACCCATACACATACACCCACTCATCCTTATGTAAGTGGCCACacgtgtctgtgtgtgtgtgtgtgtgtgtgcaggcGAATCCGTTGTTGACTTGTTCTCGTGTTGTACTTACAT carries:
- the LOC6615611 gene encoding inactivation-no-after-potential D protein — translated: MVQFLGKQGTAGELIHMVTLDKTGKKSFGICIVRGEVKDSPNTKTTGIFIKGIVPDSPAHLCGRLKIGDRIISLNGKDVRNSTEQAVIDLIKEADFKIELEIQTFDKSDEQQAKSDPRSNGYMQAKNKFNQEQTTNNASGGQGMGMGQGQGQGQGMAGMNRQQSMQKRNTTFTASMRQKHSNYADEDDEDTRDMTGRIRTEAGYEIDRASAGNCKLNKQEKDRDKEQEDEFGYTMAKINKRYNMMKDLRRIEVQRDASKPLGLALAGHKDRQKMACFVAGVDPNGALGSVDIKPGDEIVEVNGNVLKNRCHLNASAVFKNVDGDKLVMITSRRKPNDEGMCVKPIKKFPTASDETKFIFDQFPKARTVQVRKEGFLGIMVIYGKHAEVGSGIFISDLREGSNAELAGVKVGDMLLAVNQDVTLESNYDDATGLLKRAEGVVTMILLTLKSEEAIKAEKVAEEKKKEEAKKEEEKPQEPATAEIKPNKKILIELKVEKKPMGVIVCGGKNNHVTTGCVITHVYPEGQVAADKRLKIFDHICDINGTPIHVGSMTTLKVHQLFHTTYEKAVTLTVFRADPPELEKFNVDLMKKAGKELGLSLSPNEIGCTIADLIQGQYPEIDSKLQRGDIITKFNGDALEGLPFQVCYALFKGANGKVSMEVTRPKPTLRTEAPKA
- the LOC6615610 gene encoding 60S ribosomal protein L23, giving the protein MSKRGRGGTAGGKFRISLGLPVGAVMNCADNTGAKNLYVIAVHGIRGRLNRLPAAGVGDMFVATVKKGKPELRKKVMPAVVIRQRKPFRRRDGVFIYFEDNAGVIVNNKGEMKGSAITGPVAKECADLWPRIASNASSIA